The Vigna radiata var. radiata cultivar VC1973A chromosome 6, Vradiata_ver6, whole genome shotgun sequence DNA segment ACATAGCACTTCATAAATCAGACTCCACTTTGTCACAAATTCTGCAGCCAAAGAGTAACGTGGTTTTTTCAAGCTCCTACTCATATACACTCGTTATCATACAAACTCGTCTGAATTTTCCCTgaatggattttttttcttatcgcATTTCGATTTCAAATTCTTTGAAAAACAAACAAGGAACCTCTTGAACCCAATCCTAACCGGATTTTGTCATCTACATAAgtgattttaagtttaacttcaCTCTGACCACCATACTGGACCTTCCATGATCCTACTTTTATTTCAGGTGCTTCAAATATAACTTTAATCCATTCACTATCCAGCGCCGTGAGTTTTCCTGTCTCACATTGGTATGCATCAAATCAGCACAGaagtttaacaataaaaaaaaaatatttggatttGGGTCACAGACTAGAGatagaacaaaacaaacaaatacaTCAATCTAAGTCATTCAGTAAACCACTTTTATCCTTGGAATGCTATTGTTTGcttcaatttctaattttacAAAACCATGACTTTAGTTTCTAAAACTAACATAACTTAGTGCCGGAAGACTCTTCGCTATACAAAGGTACAAGGGATGATTATTGTACACAGTTTTATTTATGCATATGCAAAGAAGATATTTCCAGATTCTAATCCCATAACAATCAGACACCAAGGCACAATTTAATCACTGTGTCAGTACTAGTCCATATTAGTTTAGTTTCTAAAGTTGTAAAAGGTTGGGAAACACCATTCACTTTGGTCCTTAATATCagtgaaaaaaatgtaatagaaGAGGACTAAAATGAAGGTTTTCCAATTTAAGGGACTAGAGTGATTAACACAACTTCTGATAGAGTTTGCTACAAGTAGTctgttttaatttgaataacGCTTTGGTTTACCGGGAGAAACTTAGTATTTAGAGTTATGGATTTGTTTCTGAACcgtttttgttttctcttttctgttACCTACCACTAGCTTTTATTTCAGATAAATGGGCTACTTTATGGTTGTAGGCAAATGTGTATTGATTGGCTATTTAAAGCAAAaactaacttaataaaattgaGTCATTTCAGTCCAGTTTTTGTGTTTctattcttagttttatttcaGATAATAGTTCTCAACGATTTTTAAGACCCAAAGTGGAGGTTTACTAGCAAATCATTCTTTTTTGCTTTACTATTgataaaaacaacttaaaattaTCCAGTCACCATTTAATCCCTTGGTTTAGGGTTTGAAattcacaaatttaaaattttcagttttGCTATCAATGGCTTTTCTAGTTATGATATCAGAAAGTGGAAGTTTCACACATCCTTTAAATAGTTGAATGACATACCCTTCAGAGACACCTCTGCATCCAGAAAGCCTAAAACAGAAAGCGTGACCTTGTTTCTCACAATATCAGGAGCCTCGACTGCTTGAACCATTTCCTTTGTGTTGAAGAAAAGACGCCCAATTGCACTCCTATAGCCACCTCCAGGTGATGTTGGCCGTGAACAGTATACCACATCCCACTCTGAATAGCAAACACAAGGAAGAATTAGTAAAGCAAGAATTCAAACTGATTCAAATCTTGTCGAAAAAAATGTGCATATAGAATGATTAAAACTAAGAAGTTGATAGCGGACTCTTTTAATAGATAATATCTAATGCATATACAATACACTGAGGACAAAGATAAAATGCAGAACAATCAATAGTATCTTTGAATACATATAATGGTGTGTGAAATGAAATGATATGAGATAGACAGCCCGAGGATCTTGTTGCCTTGTTTTCTAGATCCATTTCCAGTTTCTGTGTCCCCTAAAAGTGTCATATTATATTcactttgctttattttgttcttttcataattttctttgCAAATTCTTGTGAACAACTTAATTTGAAACAGAGCAAAAACAATATGGTATTTTATACTTTCAAGTTACAAATGAAAACCTAGCCAggaattattttagaaaacaaaaagtcaAAGGCACCCACCATACTTTCTTTGCAAAGGTTAATAAGATTTAGCAAAACCTGTAAAAAGGCTTTTAAGGACTTTTAACAGAAACTTAGGGTGAGAAGCACAATAAGCATTCACCTCCAAATATTAAAGGGCATTTCACTGGCTCACTCACGCAGTACTTCTGCAGTTCCTGAGCCACTTCAGCCACCTCTTTATGCTCTTCGTTCTTCAGTAAAACTCCTCCATCTGTTTGCACAACCTGATCAAAAACTCATATCTCTAATTAGGGCTggaaacaaattcaaaaatattagtggaatgaaaatgaaaatgagtaTTTAATTTGTAATCAATAACTAACTCATTGCTAAAAAAGgagcaaaataaacaaaaaacacgagccttaatatatatatatatatatattatatatatatatatatatatatatatatatatatatatatatatatatatatatatatatatatatatatatatatatatatatataaaatataaaacttagatGCAGTTTTTCAAGAACTCTTTAGTGTTTCTACAATCGAAATTCGAACTTCATCTCAAATTCAATGCGGACTTCAAAtgcaattttttattgtgtGAAAAGTAAACTTTATTGGAAGAACACTAAGAGTACCCAAAGAGTAATACTAAGCGTTGTCCGTTGGAGATGTCACATTAATAAGTGATATGTGAGAATAATGTATACAAGTGAAGTTGAGATAGGTGTATCCGGAAAAACTTctccataaatatttttataagagaGGAATAAGAGGAAAGCCAAAATTACCTTAggtacaaattaaaaaaatatttttttgagaaTTTATATGAAAGAGTTTCCACAAACGAACTTACATGGAGAATCTTAGTTCatttcctttcttatttttctcttagaaCCAAAGGAACTCTTAGAACCAAGCtcaatttcttttaagataTAATCAAAGACTATCCTAATAGCTAGTGTTAGGTCTAACTAGCAATGGTTATCAAGCCAATCACGTAGTCAatctaaaacaaaattccaaaattgcgataacataaaatttatgtttgattaaattaGGAAAAACTCCGtctcaaattgaaaaataaattattagattctctcaaattataaaaaaatacagtcTCGATTCCTGGAATCACACGGTGCAACAAATATGATGAGTCGAAGGTAAACACGGGTTTTGAAATTTgagagattaattttttttttctgcaataTGAACAACTAAACAAGGATTTATTCCAAATTTCACAATAAACATAGTTAAGCAAAAACtctttttattacaataaaattctaTTCACAAATTGCTTTCATCCGAGCAAATTAAACTGAGCTGGATAAACCATTCACAATAAAACGACTTTACCTTCGAGAGAATAGATGCAACGAGATCGTCAGGGCCTGTTCGCACGTTCGG contains these protein-coding regions:
- the LOC106765296 gene encoding probable plastid-lipid-associated protein 8, chloroplastic, encoding MWIAMAAASASATSLFLPSSFKLNSPTKNFDTLRFPLLNRRSNGFRIAASVSVSNPNVRTGPDDLVASILSKVVQTDGGVLLKNEEHKEVAEVAQELQKYCVSEPVKCPLIFGEWDVVYCSRPTSPGGGYRSAIGRLFFNTKEMVQAVEAPDIVRNKVTLSVLGFLDAEVSLKGKLTALDSEWIKVIFEAPEIKVGSWKVQYGGQSEVKLKITYVDDKIRLGLGSRGSLFVFQRI